The following are encoded in a window of Magnolia sinica isolate HGM2019 chromosome 11, MsV1, whole genome shotgun sequence genomic DNA:
- the LOC131219496 gene encoding uncharacterized protein LOC131219496 isoform X3: MQQILKHQQQQEALMQQALLQQQQLYHPGYHLKDEAKEDGANVDFDSQRMGKCVMLKTSTCQVYRFDYNYTLARYCQNLQSLIFDLAKEHMHGWLRWFCSQEVDLISSERCSI; the protein is encoded by the exons ATGCAACAAATATTAAAGCATCAGCAGCAACAAGAAGCCCTGATGCAGCAGGCGTTGCTGCAGCAGCAACAGCTCTACCATCCCGGCTACCATCTCA AAGATGAAGCCAAGGAAGATGGTGCCAATGTTGATTTTGACTCACAAAGGATGGGGAAGTGTGTTATGCTAAAAACATCTACATGCCAA GTTTACAGATTTGACTACAACTATACGTTGGCTCGTTACTGTCAAAATTTGCAGAGTTTGATTTTTGACCTTGCAAAAGAGCACATGCATG GATGGCTCCGGTGGTTTTGTAGCCAAGAAGTGGATCTGATTTCAAGTGAGCGTTGCTCCATTTAA
- the LOC131219496 gene encoding uncharacterized protein LOC131219496 isoform X2, with protein sequence MQQILKHQQQQEALMQQALLQQQQLYHPGYHLKDEAKEDGANVDFDSQRMGKCVMLKTSTCQVYRFDYNYTLARYCQNLQSLIFDLAKEHMHELRNDQNATFKKYFCRNSMLDGSGGFVAKKWI encoded by the exons ATGCAACAAATATTAAAGCATCAGCAGCAACAAGAAGCCCTGATGCAGCAGGCGTTGCTGCAGCAGCAACAGCTCTACCATCCCGGCTACCATCTCA AAGATGAAGCCAAGGAAGATGGTGCCAATGTTGATTTTGACTCACAAAGGATGGGGAAGTGTGTTATGCTAAAAACATCTACATGCCAA GTTTACAGATTTGACTACAACTATACGTTGGCTCGTTACTGTCAAAATTTGCAGAGTTTGATTTTTGACCTTGCAAAAGAGCACATGCATG AACTccgaaatgaccaaaatgcaaCATTCAAGAAATACTTTTGTAGGAACTCCATGCTG GATGGCTCCGGTGGTTTTGTAGCCAAGAAGTGGATCTGA
- the LOC131219496 gene encoding uncharacterized protein LOC131219496 isoform X1 — MQQILKHQQQQEALMQQALLQQQQLYHPGYHLKDEAKEDGANVDFDSQRMGKCVMLKTSTCQVYRFDYNYTLARYCQNLQSLIFDLAKEHMHELRNDQNATFKKYFCRNSMLVRCDLFPHLYFIFQ; from the exons ATGCAACAAATATTAAAGCATCAGCAGCAACAAGAAGCCCTGATGCAGCAGGCGTTGCTGCAGCAGCAACAGCTCTACCATCCCGGCTACCATCTCA AAGATGAAGCCAAGGAAGATGGTGCCAATGTTGATTTTGACTCACAAAGGATGGGGAAGTGTGTTATGCTAAAAACATCTACATGCCAA GTTTACAGATTTGACTACAACTATACGTTGGCTCGTTACTGTCAAAATTTGCAGAGTTTGATTTTTGACCTTGCAAAAGAGCACATGCATG AACTccgaaatgaccaaaatgcaaCATTCAAGAAATACTTTTGTAGGAACTCCATGCTGGTGAGATGTGACCTTTTTCCACATCTATATTTTATTTTCCAATAG
- the LOC131219496 gene encoding uncharacterized protein LOC131219496 isoform X4, producing MQQILKQQQQLYHPGYHLKDEAKEDGANVDFDSQRMGKCVMLKTSTCQVYRFDYNYTLARYCQNLQSLIFDLAKEHMHELRNDQNATFKKYFCRNSMLVRCDLFPHLYFIFQ from the exons ATGCAACAAATATTAAAGCA GCAGCAACAGCTCTACCATCCCGGCTACCATCTCA AAGATGAAGCCAAGGAAGATGGTGCCAATGTTGATTTTGACTCACAAAGGATGGGGAAGTGTGTTATGCTAAAAACATCTACATGCCAA GTTTACAGATTTGACTACAACTATACGTTGGCTCGTTACTGTCAAAATTTGCAGAGTTTGATTTTTGACCTTGCAAAAGAGCACATGCATG AACTccgaaatgaccaaaatgcaaCATTCAAGAAATACTTTTGTAGGAACTCCATGCTGGTGAGATGTGACCTTTTTCCACATCTATATTTTATTTTCCAATAG